Proteins from a genomic interval of Rubinisphaera italica:
- the mutL gene encoding DNA mismatch repair endonuclease MutL, which produces MGRTHHIQVLSPAVVNKIAAGEVIERPASVIKELLENSLDALSTRIDVDIEEGGTELIRIADDGEGIPADELPLAVTSHATSKLRQADDLFCVQTMGFRGEALASISEVSHFKIRSRTAEDHVGSELAVTCGERSDIRPIGCAPGTQIEIRQLFCNTPVRRKFLKRASTEFGYISEQFTRIALACPRMQLSLTHNGKSVHRLPATNELTERLTLFYGSQTVEQLIPIEAEHGGVRLWGYVGHPSLNKSTRKSQYLFLNGRYIQDRSLQHALNEAYRGLLMTGRHPVAFLFLEMPSDQIDVNVHPTKSEVRFRDQQFLFRLLLSTLRTKFLQSDLQSELSFRQSSKNENELQVRQQKVEQDLVSWARSQMVQPAQPTIAPQSDTPPSTSPLIQSLESDSQSYESKKTSQNHSTAVAEFQKFPNENEFFQISSPHKSSPPINHELSDETEVDSETNATQPVVMPAAQPISSSGIQALQVDDCYIVLNTPQGLTVIDQHALHERVLYERFRKKVLDGKTETQRLLMPVTLEMDAKKMALLMEHQDLLLQMGFEIEEFGRGMLAVSSHPVFLGHNVISEVMLEFADKFDESASVSRRDLLDETLHMMACKAAIKAGQKLTADEIIALLAQRESADDAHHCPHGRPTALVLSREELDRQFGRLGA; this is translated from the coding sequence ATGGGACGGACTCACCATATTCAAGTTCTCAGCCCGGCTGTTGTCAATAAAATTGCCGCGGGCGAGGTGATTGAACGTCCTGCCAGTGTGATTAAAGAGTTGCTGGAAAACAGTCTCGATGCACTCAGTACCCGCATCGATGTCGATATTGAAGAAGGTGGAACAGAGTTAATCCGCATTGCCGATGATGGTGAAGGGATTCCTGCAGACGAACTGCCGCTCGCTGTGACCAGTCACGCGACCAGCAAATTGCGGCAGGCTGATGATCTGTTCTGCGTGCAGACAATGGGATTTCGCGGGGAGGCACTGGCATCGATTTCTGAAGTGAGTCACTTCAAAATCCGCAGCCGGACTGCGGAGGATCACGTCGGTTCGGAACTGGCAGTCACCTGTGGAGAACGGTCGGATATTCGTCCGATTGGCTGCGCTCCCGGCACGCAAATCGAAATCCGACAACTGTTCTGCAATACTCCCGTCCGTAGGAAGTTTTTGAAGCGAGCTTCGACAGAATTCGGATACATCTCCGAACAGTTCACCCGCATCGCCCTGGCCTGCCCGCGGATGCAACTTTCATTGACACACAACGGAAAGTCCGTCCATCGGCTGCCAGCCACAAACGAATTGACCGAACGCCTCACGTTATTCTATGGCTCACAAACCGTCGAACAATTAATTCCGATCGAGGCAGAGCATGGCGGCGTGCGTTTGTGGGGTTATGTCGGACATCCGAGCCTGAATAAATCGACCCGCAAATCGCAGTATCTGTTTTTAAACGGCCGGTATATTCAAGATCGTTCCCTGCAGCACGCTTTGAACGAGGCTTATCGGGGATTACTGATGACCGGGCGGCATCCCGTCGCCTTTCTGTTTCTGGAGATGCCGAGCGATCAGATTGATGTCAATGTGCATCCCACAAAATCTGAAGTTCGTTTTCGTGATCAACAATTTCTGTTCCGCTTACTGCTCTCCACTCTGCGCACAAAGTTTCTGCAGTCAGATCTGCAGAGTGAACTCAGTTTTCGCCAATCTTCCAAAAATGAAAACGAGCTGCAGGTTCGTCAGCAGAAAGTTGAGCAGGATCTTGTCTCGTGGGCTCGTTCCCAAATGGTGCAGCCGGCTCAACCGACTATCGCTCCGCAATCAGATACGCCCCCTTCGACCAGTCCTCTGATTCAGTCATTGGAATCAGATTCACAATCGTACGAATCAAAAAAGACCTCACAAAATCATTCGACAGCGGTCGCCGAGTTCCAAAAATTCCCCAATGAAAATGAGTTCTTTCAGATCTCCTCACCACACAAATCTTCGCCGCCAATAAATCATGAATTGAGTGATGAGACTGAGGTGGACTCGGAGACGAATGCTACGCAGCCTGTGGTGATGCCTGCCGCACAGCCCATCTCTTCATCCGGAATTCAGGCTTTACAGGTCGATGATTGTTACATTGTGCTGAATACTCCGCAGGGCTTGACGGTCATTGATCAGCATGCCCTGCATGAGCGGGTGCTTTACGAACGATTCCGCAAAAAAGTGCTGGACGGAAAGACCGAAACACAGCGATTGTTAATGCCGGTCACTCTGGAAATGGATGCCAAGAAAATGGCACTGTTGATGGAGCATCAGGATTTGCTGTTGCAGATGGGGTTTGAAATCGAAGAATTCGGCCGGGGGATGCTCGCGGTGAGCAGTCATCCCGTGTTTCTGGGGCACAATGTGATTTCGGAAGTAATGCTCGAATTTGCAGATAAGTTTGACGAGTCTGCTTCAGTCAGTCGACGCGATCTGCTCGATGAAACCCTGCATATGATGGCCTGCAAGGCAGCGATCAAAGCGGGCCAGAAACTGACCGCCGATGAAATTATTGCCCTGCTTGCACAGCGGGAATCGGCTGATGATGCTCATCATTGTCCCCATGGTCGACCGACAGCTCTGGTGTTGAGTCGAGAAGAACTCGATCGGCAATTCGGGCGACTGGGTGCTTGA
- a CDS encoding DNA topoisomerase I: MSAWSQGKLSVGGLFRILYQIKILGPVLRPLFRILLGLIAIPVFRFILRHIFRVQELDDELEKDLEQWFKGTLVLLAATKNMEMTMFSWIDHFGGPTTITDGGMNDAWISGLRIMMVIGVIEMMPDQELFAIIHPGPPKFKYDRKIGFWQSLKKQFRPIAKGLVCQHLNRSSPVFAILCAIFLGSVGWICFGIASAQYLIIGLVTSRDRALDALSAFDRQVAIRRQQIKEEFSLDEEKPNKPDKTSTAIDSSPAKPEETTAVIAKEKLDSP, encoded by the coding sequence ATGTCAGCATGGTCACAGGGGAAATTAAGCGTGGGCGGTCTGTTTCGAATTTTGTATCAGATAAAAATTCTGGGACCGGTGCTGCGCCCGTTGTTTCGTATCCTGCTCGGCTTGATCGCTATTCCGGTATTCCGCTTTATTCTCCGCCACATCTTCCGGGTGCAGGAACTCGATGATGAGCTGGAAAAAGATCTCGAACAGTGGTTCAAAGGAACTCTTGTCTTGTTGGCCGCAACGAAGAACATGGAAATGACCATGTTCTCCTGGATCGACCATTTCGGCGGGCCAACCACGATTACAGATGGAGGCATGAATGATGCATGGATCTCCGGGTTACGAATAATGATGGTCATCGGTGTGATTGAAATGATGCCTGACCAGGAATTGTTCGCCATCATTCATCCGGGGCCCCCAAAATTCAAATACGATCGAAAAATTGGCTTTTGGCAATCCCTAAAAAAACAGTTTCGACCGATCGCTAAAGGTCTTGTCTGCCAGCACTTGAATCGTTCTTCCCCAGTGTTTGCGATCCTCTGTGCAATTTTTCTCGGTTCGGTCGGCTGGATCTGCTTTGGAATTGCCAGTGCTCAATATCTGATCATCGGCTTAGTCACCTCACGAGACCGAGCCCTCGATGCCCTCTCGGCTTTTGATCGTCAGGTCGCCATCCGCCGTCAGCAGATTAAGGAGGAATTCAGTCTGGACGAAGAAAAACCCAACAAACCAGATAAAACTTCCACTGCGATCGATTCCAGTCCTGCGAAACCGGAGGAAACGACGGCTGTCATTGCCAAAGAAAAGCTCGATTCTCCTTAA
- a CDS encoding tetratricopeptide repeat protein, translated as MSEVEAEYDQLKIAGVEAYRKRQFLQAIELFTQATEIDSSDPVVWELLGTSQLRSSLMHDAVDSFQQAIEKNPHRSISYINIGAIFNRLGEFDKAIDFLQRGLQRDRRSVEGYYNLGLAYRRLDDFELAITAIKQVLRLNPLEWDAFYQLGKIYRDQGKTSQEIHYYQKALALEPGNKRVQKSLHQAMQQRTNQAREVSSFGRLVDEAPQRQTNSTTMLPALTSSERLHDREIVRLCAIAAEYAAVDYMEFLQGEARQILDKLKTRLSSGKSYSSTFRELHQDYRKTARDIAAKRTLVNQKMLQLQNHENQVLAQMEAKLQ; from the coding sequence ATGTCTGAAGTTGAAGCGGAATACGATCAATTGAAGATCGCCGGAGTGGAAGCCTACCGAAAGCGTCAGTTTCTGCAGGCGATCGAACTGTTCACACAGGCTACAGAGATCGATTCGAGTGATCCTGTCGTCTGGGAACTGCTCGGCACCTCTCAATTACGTTCGAGTTTGATGCACGATGCGGTCGATTCGTTTCAGCAAGCGATTGAAAAGAACCCTCATCGATCGATCTCCTATATTAATATCGGAGCGATTTTTAATCGACTGGGGGAGTTTGACAAAGCGATCGATTTTTTACAGCGTGGATTACAAAGAGATCGCCGTTCTGTAGAAGGCTATTACAATTTGGGACTGGCTTACCGTCGACTTGATGATTTTGAGCTGGCCATCACTGCGATTAAGCAGGTGCTCAGGCTAAATCCTTTGGAATGGGATGCCTTTTATCAGCTTGGGAAAATCTATCGGGATCAAGGAAAAACGAGTCAGGAGATCCACTATTATCAAAAAGCACTGGCCCTGGAGCCGGGCAACAAGCGGGTGCAGAAATCATTGCATCAGGCGATGCAGCAGCGCACGAATCAAGCCCGTGAAGTCAGCAGTTTTGGCAGGCTTGTCGATGAGGCTCCTCAGCGACAGACCAACTCCACAACGATGCTACCTGCGTTAACGTCGAGTGAACGTTTGCATGACCGTGAAATCGTTCGCTTATGTGCAATCGCAGCCGAATATGCCGCAGTCGATTATATGGAGTTTTTACAGGGAGAGGCACGGCAGATTCTCGATAAACTTAAAACACGTCTTTCGAGTGGGAAATCGTATTCGAGTACATTTCGCGAATTACATCAGGATTACCGTAAAACCGCACGAGATATCGCTGCCAAAAGAACGCTGGTCAATCAGAAAATGCTGCAGCTACAGAACCACGAAAATCAGGTGCTCGCACAAATGGAAGCCAAGTTGCAGTAA
- a CDS encoding PIG-L family deacetylase: MQELPEPLDVIAVGAHPDDVEIGCGGTLATLSRQGYRVGIIDLTDGEPTPLSPGPEVRLDEARKAAEILGVHVRETLDLPNRKLFDNYEARVTLAKVFRRYRPKVVIGIADKTPLASPDHWQAMQITDAAIFYSRLTKWDDEFDGLPVHTVSRQLWYPLGLRQMPAPQKAGHFITDISDALETKIRAVEAYETQFPPTKAHVYELLRSQSHYYGAAAGFTAGELIISPTVLGVRDMMASLF; encoded by the coding sequence ATGCAGGAACTTCCCGAACCCTTGGATGTGATTGCTGTTGGAGCTCATCCGGATGATGTTGAGATTGGCTGTGGAGGCACGCTGGCGACTTTATCCCGGCAGGGATATCGAGTGGGAATCATCGATTTGACCGATGGGGAACCAACGCCACTCAGTCCTGGTCCAGAAGTTCGTTTGGATGAGGCACGAAAAGCGGCTGAAATACTCGGGGTGCATGTGCGGGAAACGCTGGATCTGCCGAATCGTAAATTGTTTGACAATTACGAAGCCCGAGTCACGCTGGCCAAGGTCTTTCGGCGGTATCGACCCAAAGTGGTCATTGGTATCGCAGATAAAACTCCGCTGGCCTCACCCGACCACTGGCAGGCGATGCAGATTACCGATGCGGCCATTTTCTATTCCCGGCTCACAAAATGGGACGATGAATTCGATGGTTTACCGGTTCATACGGTTTCCCGTCAGTTGTGGTATCCATTGGGATTAAGACAAATGCCCGCACCCCAAAAAGCCGGGCATTTCATCACAGATATTTCGGATGCACTGGAAACGAAAATTCGAGCCGTCGAGGCTTACGAGACTCAATTTCCTCCCACCAAAGCTCATGTTTACGAGTTGTTGCGGAGTCAAAGCCATTATTATGGGGCGGCAGCTGGGTTTACGGCAGGAGAGTTGATCATTAGTCCGACTGTCCTTGGCGTGCGGGATATGATGGCCTCGCTCTTTTAG
- a CDS encoding PP2C family protein-serine/threonine phosphatase has translation MPDIRIGQLSITGNYRKNNEDNLHVDEENRFFIVADGMGGQSAGEKASQLAVELVPKKLNELIDFIDDTPDRIRTAIDDAVGNANSEIMVLGRVDPELHNMGTTIVLLVWVGDTFYIGNVGDSRAYLLRKNKLEQITKDHSLVQALMDAGTISPDEARSHRYKNVLVRYLGSKEGGEGVSTHEIQYQAGDRFFLCTDGVTDGLDDNELRELLKSDDDPQQIADSIILAAQKGGSKDNITCIVLDV, from the coding sequence ATGCCAGACATACGCATCGGCCAACTTAGCATTACCGGCAATTACCGGAAAAATAACGAGGACAATCTTCACGTCGATGAGGAGAATCGTTTCTTCATCGTGGCTGATGGGATGGGCGGACAGAGTGCCGGGGAAAAAGCGAGTCAGTTAGCGGTTGAGCTAGTCCCCAAAAAGCTGAACGAGTTAATTGATTTTATCGACGATACTCCTGATCGAATTCGTACCGCGATTGATGATGCAGTCGGGAATGCCAATTCGGAAATCATGGTTCTTGGAAGAGTCGACCCGGAATTGCACAACATGGGAACCACCATTGTTTTGCTCGTCTGGGTGGGAGATACCTTTTATATTGGCAACGTGGGTGACAGTCGCGCGTATCTATTACGAAAGAACAAGCTCGAACAGATTACTAAAGATCATTCTCTCGTACAGGCACTGATGGATGCCGGTACAATTTCACCCGATGAAGCCCGCTCACATCGTTACAAAAATGTTCTGGTGAGATACCTGGGATCAAAAGAGGGGGGAGAAGGGGTTTCAACCCATGAAATCCAATATCAAGCCGGCGATCGATTTTTTCTCTGTACCGATGGCGTGACCGATGGGCTGGATGATAACGAACTGCGTGAATTGCTCAAATCGGATGATGATCCTCAACAAATAGCGGATTCGATCATTCTGGCAGCACAAAAAGGTGGGTCAAAAGATAACATTACTTGTATCGTACTCGATGTTTAG
- a CDS encoding response regulator transcription factor: MRIDQQAQTETQAPNSLIIFTETEFHGEAIRSLLTSWQIFGNVIHVRQPADLHSQLRQTSEPIILLTAKIHGWLTHDFIVQIREWDASSRIIILIQHNLKFSLNSLREVKPDGIINLNDSLVEIFNGFRDVIDGQSYCSKSIDQRTLQLNQKSSKEKDRNGLTPRQREVLCKLAEGHTVKEIAEMMKLSAKSVDSHKYRIMKKLNLSDRVRLARFAIREGMIDP; this comes from the coding sequence ATGAGAATTGATCAACAAGCACAGACAGAAACTCAAGCTCCCAATTCACTGATAATCTTTACGGAAACGGAATTTCATGGTGAGGCAATACGTAGTTTACTGACCTCATGGCAAATCTTCGGTAACGTCATTCACGTACGACAACCAGCTGACTTGCACTCTCAACTCCGTCAAACATCCGAGCCGATTATCTTGCTCACCGCGAAAATTCACGGCTGGTTGACTCATGACTTTATTGTTCAGATTCGTGAGTGGGATGCATCAAGCCGAATAATCATATTGATTCAACACAATCTTAAATTCTCATTGAATTCTCTTCGAGAAGTAAAGCCTGACGGAATAATAAATCTGAATGATTCACTTGTTGAAATATTCAATGGATTTCGTGATGTTATCGATGGACAATCCTATTGCTCAAAATCAATTGACCAGAGAACGCTTCAGTTGAATCAGAAAAGTTCGAAGGAAAAAGATCGCAACGGATTGACACCCCGCCAGCGGGAAGTTCTCTGTAAATTAGCCGAAGGACACACGGTGAAAGAGATCGCAGAAATGATGAAATTATCTGCCAAGTCGGTCGACAGTCATAAATATCGCATCATGAAGAAACTCAATTTAAGCGACCGTGTTCGTCTTGCTCGCTTTGCAATACGGGAAGGTATGATTGACCCATAA
- a CDS encoding response regulator: protein MRVLLVDRSKSWRLVQQRCFRGLGIREIVAVERESEAWGLFQEQDFDIVFIDINWSNLSSIELITQIRNEHPNLPIILLTSEADRCHLVTAMKAGITDYLMKPCSPETIQTKLSKWLGCLV, encoded by the coding sequence ATGAGAGTTTTGCTCGTTGATCGTTCAAAATCCTGGAGACTGGTTCAACAGCGATGCTTTCGGGGATTGGGAATTCGCGAAATAGTTGCTGTCGAGCGGGAGTCTGAAGCTTGGGGACTATTTCAGGAGCAGGATTTCGATATCGTTTTTATCGATATTAACTGGTCAAATCTCAGTTCGATTGAACTGATCACTCAAATCCGAAATGAACATCCGAACCTGCCGATTATTCTGTTAACCAGTGAAGCCGATCGATGTCACCTCGTAACGGCCATGAAAGCAGGAATCACAGATTATCTCATGAAACCCTGTTCGCCAGAAACCATTCAAACCAAATTGTCTAAATGGTTGGGATGCCTTGTGTAG
- a CDS encoding sensor domain-containing diguanylate cyclase, which yields MPTLPAVAVRLLELSRSPETELKQIVDLIKTDPAITARILQATNSSFFSFNTKVNSIERAVTLLGTTVITSLSLSFSLADESISSGPMQDFYLDYWKQSIINAVAGEAIGKRCQPGLECEYFMAGLLVDIGRLAMLKAISREYYPVLVTYESQERQLFKVEHEFLGLDHSLVSGKLIEKWGLPAPMVQGIRLQHFSTQTLFDELTPGKHDMEAAIVLSNAVGDYFNSSSSGLAIQRIREISSHFFGMDGVEVDRFLEEIHERMEAAGNLFDVDMSDIDSPSEIMSQANQQLLELTMRARSETLLASEQKMQFEREKQLLVSQNEVLQQKATTDTLTGAYNRAYFDEAFESTIRDASARSLPVCVIFCDIDKFKLLNDTFGHKFGDDVLRQFAEVFRRSLRAADVFCRYGGEEFVVIVHRPTEKGVEKLTERIRDAIEQEDFMHLNERVPVTASFGTTIMMPGRQDNDCGEEILKQADEALYESKEKGRNQAHHRCLINAQERELIKAVNNLKFSRWLVSNEILDIMAVSRILLQVPADQRSLGQLAVDFKMMDYEQVDQLTMAQKASPRKRIGDMALEMGFLTPENLHLLLCWQCEPPDRLMNSMTANNLFSEKRSRELYSQYRKSIMSTMAIAQ from the coding sequence TTGCCAACATTGCCAGCAGTGGCAGTGCGTTTGCTGGAGCTTTCGCGAAGTCCGGAAACGGAACTGAAACAAATCGTTGATCTGATCAAAACCGATCCCGCAATTACTGCTCGGATCCTGCAGGCGACGAACTCTTCCTTTTTTAGTTTCAATACCAAAGTGAACTCGATCGAACGAGCCGTAACGTTGTTGGGGACAACGGTCATTACCTCTTTGTCGTTGAGTTTTTCACTGGCAGATGAATCGATTTCCAGTGGGCCGATGCAGGACTTTTATCTTGATTACTGGAAACAATCGATTATCAATGCCGTAGCGGGCGAGGCTATCGGCAAGCGATGTCAGCCTGGCTTGGAATGTGAATATTTCATGGCTGGCTTACTTGTCGACATTGGCAGGCTGGCGATGCTCAAGGCGATATCCAGAGAATACTATCCGGTTCTGGTCACATACGAATCTCAGGAGCGACAACTCTTTAAAGTTGAACATGAATTTCTTGGACTTGATCATTCTCTGGTCTCTGGCAAACTTATTGAAAAATGGGGTTTGCCCGCTCCTATGGTGCAGGGGATCCGTCTCCAGCATTTTTCGACGCAGACCCTATTTGATGAGCTGACTCCGGGCAAACATGATATGGAGGCAGCGATAGTACTTTCCAACGCTGTTGGAGATTATTTCAATTCATCATCGAGTGGATTGGCAATTCAGCGGATTCGAGAAATATCCAGCCATTTCTTTGGCATGGATGGGGTGGAAGTCGATCGGTTTCTGGAGGAAATCCACGAACGAATGGAAGCTGCCGGAAATCTTTTTGACGTTGACATGAGCGACATCGATTCTCCCAGTGAAATCATGTCTCAAGCCAATCAACAATTGCTGGAACTGACAATGCGTGCCCGGAGTGAAACACTCCTGGCCAGCGAACAGAAAATGCAATTTGAACGGGAAAAACAATTGCTGGTTAGTCAGAATGAAGTGCTGCAGCAGAAAGCGACCACCGACACTTTAACTGGAGCTTATAATCGTGCGTATTTCGATGAAGCTTTTGAAAGTACAATTCGCGATGCATCGGCCCGCAGTCTGCCCGTTTGTGTGATCTTCTGTGATATCGATAAATTCAAGTTATTGAATGATACCTTTGGGCATAAATTTGGCGATGACGTCCTGAGACAGTTTGCAGAAGTCTTTCGTCGCAGTTTAAGAGCAGCTGATGTTTTTTGCCGCTATGGGGGTGAAGAATTCGTCGTAATCGTACATCGACCTACGGAAAAAGGTGTGGAGAAGCTGACAGAACGAATTCGCGATGCAATCGAGCAGGAAGACTTTATGCATCTCAATGAGAGGGTTCCTGTGACAGCCAGTTTTGGAACGACGATTATGATGCCTGGTCGGCAGGATAATGATTGTGGTGAAGAAATCCTCAAACAGGCTGACGAGGCCTTATATGAGTCTAAAGAGAAAGGCCGGAATCAGGCGCATCATCGTTGCTTGATTAATGCTCAGGAGCGAGAACTGATTAAAGCCGTCAATAATTTGAAATTCAGTCGCTGGCTCGTGTCGAATGAAATTTTAGACATCATGGCAGTCTCGCGAATCCTGCTTCAAGTTCCTGCAGATCAGCGATCGCTCGGCCAACTAGCCGTCGATTTCAAAATGATGGATTACGAGCAGGTTGATCAACTCACAATGGCTCAAAAGGCGAGTCCAAGAAAACGAATTGGCGACATGGCTCTCGAAATGGGATTTTTGACACCAGAAAATCTACATCTTCTGCTTTGCTGGCAATGTGAACCACCAGATCGCTTGATGAATTCTATGACGGCCAATAATTTATTCTCAGAGAAACGCAGTCGGGAACTCTATTCGCAATATCGAAAGTCAATCATGTCGACGATGGCAATTGCCCAATAG
- a CDS encoding sodium:proton antiporter, which produces MEQSHNTLESQQIQKKKGVLVVLSMVLATGLWVGYEVSVGDQTGHAVPESHATEETHHGEHALEVGTSEGHQPDGHSDTAHDHDDHTEQDDHSSADSAEHAEHTAGLAHVPAAYSVLPFVALLLCIAVLPLFHKTEHWWEKNSNRFLVAAGLGVITLLYYAFVDGHGVHDHISHGHSDPGIPAAVTVLKNALMAEYIPFITLLFSLYVITGGIAIEARIVGKPYVNTGLIGLGALLASFVGTTGAAMLLIRPLLSANANRQYVAHTVIFFIFAVCNTGGCLLPIGDPPLFLGYLRGVDFFWTLKLWPMWLFANLTILVVYFFWDTMFVRKESAESFVIESSDAPALQVFGSLNLLWLVGVVICVATLDPSKPFPGTSFKAPMYFREMLMLLFTAASLLTTTSEVRRKNSFNYDAIVEVAALFSGIFICMQPPVQILNVYGKTLGFDSPMKFFWGTGTLSSFLDNAPTYVVFFETAKTMEPIGNTVAGVSEIFLVAISLGAVFMGAMTYIGNGPNFMVKAIAEKNNIRMPSFFGYMFYSVAVLVPIFLITTLIFL; this is translated from the coding sequence ATGGAGCAATCGCATAATACGCTTGAGTCACAGCAAATACAGAAGAAAAAAGGCGTTCTTGTTGTTCTTTCCATGGTGCTGGCGACAGGTCTCTGGGTTGGATACGAAGTTTCAGTTGGTGATCAAACAGGGCATGCCGTTCCTGAGTCTCACGCGACTGAGGAAACTCATCATGGTGAGCATGCTCTGGAAGTTGGAACCTCGGAAGGGCATCAGCCAGACGGTCATAGTGATACGGCACACGATCATGACGACCATACTGAGCAAGACGACCACTCTTCTGCAGATTCGGCCGAGCATGCCGAGCATACTGCTGGATTAGCCCATGTTCCCGCCGCATACAGTGTGCTTCCTTTCGTGGCTTTGCTGCTCTGTATTGCAGTTCTGCCTCTGTTTCACAAAACCGAACATTGGTGGGAAAAGAACTCGAACCGTTTTCTTGTCGCTGCCGGCTTAGGCGTTATTACTCTGTTGTACTACGCTTTTGTCGATGGACATGGCGTTCACGATCATATTTCACATGGGCATTCTGATCCTGGAATACCGGCAGCGGTGACCGTGTTGAAAAATGCGCTCATGGCAGAATACATTCCGTTTATCACCTTGCTTTTCAGCTTGTATGTGATCACCGGTGGCATCGCGATTGAGGCGCGGATTGTCGGCAAGCCTTATGTCAATACGGGATTGATTGGCCTGGGAGCCTTGCTGGCCAGCTTTGTAGGAACAACCGGAGCCGCAATGCTCTTGATTCGTCCATTACTGTCAGCCAATGCCAACCGGCAATACGTTGCTCATACAGTCATTTTCTTTATTTTCGCAGTATGCAATACGGGTGGATGTCTGCTGCCGATCGGCGATCCCCCTTTGTTTCTTGGATACCTGCGAGGAGTCGATTTCTTCTGGACGCTTAAACTCTGGCCGATGTGGCTGTTTGCCAATCTGACTATCCTGGTTGTTTATTTCTTCTGGGACACAATGTTTGTGAGAAAAGAGTCGGCAGAGTCATTCGTAATCGAATCTTCCGATGCACCTGCATTGCAAGTATTTGGATCGCTGAACCTCCTCTGGCTGGTTGGGGTTGTGATTTGTGTCGCCACGCTTGATCCTTCCAAGCCATTTCCGGGAACATCTTTCAAGGCCCCAATGTATTTTCGTGAAATGCTGATGCTGCTCTTTACTGCCGCTTCATTATTGACGACGACCAGTGAGGTTCGCCGTAAAAACAGCTTCAATTATGATGCTATTGTCGAAGTGGCTGCGTTGTTTTCAGGAATCTTTATCTGCATGCAGCCTCCCGTGCAGATTTTAAATGTGTATGGAAAAACACTGGGATTTGATTCCCCGATGAAATTTTTCTGGGGAACTGGAACGCTGTCGAGCTTTTTAGACAACGCTCCGACTTATGTCGTCTTCTTCGAGACAGCGAAAACGATGGAACCGATCGGCAATACAGTCGCGGGGGTCTCCGAAATCTTCCTGGTTGCGATCAGTCTGGGAGCGGTCTTCATGGGCGCGATGACTTATATCGGCAATGGTCCGAACTTCATGGTCAAAGCGATTGCCGAAAAGAACAATATCCGCATGCCCAGTTTCTTCGGCTACATGTTTTACAGTGTTGCTGTTCTCGTACCGATTTTTCTGATCACGACATTGATTTTCCTGTAA